In Crassostrea angulata isolate pt1a10 chromosome 6, ASM2561291v2, whole genome shotgun sequence, a genomic segment contains:
- the LOC128189958 gene encoding stimulated by retinoic acid gene 6 protein-like isoform X1 → MNEVHAQKEQIRICRREFKEFKKKTNLSHVNERMLTYSVNSTTAVPVSSAANDLCIQINKGVLWGLWVYAIVAILIISLFEKRRYKHEICFGRPGLPLPINFLDGTSNSIANAAAFGCTLQHIVSLLSTELKVDNWMYSLVLFLLSFIVALSFYPVFACLNSPSRVFGSLVGFLYTLLLTLMMFARNYFCKVKEWYWAIYAATLISEIYIMILFTYRFFTAIFKKAKFRNEVLVKIDQIQHVKELLMKPKSHSDRNDIRQRIVSYSETVLTEAKLCCLHKSLYRCTTRTLAINTIVILVFYYNVIFTFVVEEELVRVLTAALVSNISPTTNLYQHITIFVDVIKVSLIIGNILSAVYLMTNMVLIYRSQRQHLMRRWRGDKSFIPSQCKLDHSEMLVKSLMYAGNQVSYLLGGYLLSQVVIVVFCIFLAYCVILPIMEKVPSVFLYPVEVFLPGVLFMFGLQFLLRFISGRIFLQNHFVSRQSATDMEKVLALDNRRVYQNL, encoded by the exons GCAGAAAG aaCAGATCCGAATTTGCAGAAGGGAATTCAAGGaattcaaaaagaaaacaaacctaTCCCACGTAAACGAGAG AATGCTTACCTATTCTGTGAATTCCACAACAGCTGTACCTGTGTCGTCTGCTGCCAATGATCTGTGCATCCAAATTAATAAAGGAGTTCTTTGGGGATTGTGGGTTTATGCG ATAGTAGCAATACTTATTATATCTTTGTTTGAGAAAAGGCGATATAAACATGAAATTTGCTTTGGGAGACCTGGACTACCTTT GCCCATCAATTTTTTGGACGGTACATCTAATTCAATAGCCAATGCAGCAGCGTTTGGGTGTACTCTTCAACATATAGTATCGTTGTTATCTACGGAATTAAAAGTAGATAATTGGATGTACT CATTGGTGTTGTTCCTGTTATCCTTTATTGTTGCATTGAGTTTTTATCCAGTATTTGCCTGTTTGAACTCACCATCAAGGGTATTTGGTTCTCTCGTTGGATTTTTATATACGTTACTTCT AACATTGATGATGTTTGCAAGAAATTATTTCTGTAAAGTGAAAGAATGG TACTGGGCAATCTATGCTGCTACACTTATCAGTGAAATCTACATTATGATTTTGTTCACGTACCGATTTTTCACAGCAATCTTCAAAAAAGCCAAGTTT cgCAACGAAGTCCTAGTAAAAATAGATCAGATACAACATGTTAAGGAGCTTTTGATGAAGCCCAAATCGCACTCGGATAGGAATGATATCAG acaaAGAATTGTTTCGTATTCGGAGACCGTTTTGACAGAAGCAAAGCTGTGTTGTCTTCACAAAAGCCTGTATCGGTGTACAACAAGGACTCTTGCCATCAATACCATTGTTATACTTGTGTTCTactat aatgtaATTTTTACTTTTGTGGTTGAAGAGGAGTTAGTGAGAGTTTTAACTGCAGCACTGGTTTCAAACATTTCTCCCACAACTAATTTGTACCAACATATCACAATCTTTGTAGACGTAATAAAAG TGTCGTTGATCATCGGCAACATTCTGTCCGCTGTTTATCTGATGACCAACATGGTCCTTATCTACCGGTCTCAGAGACAACATCTCATGAGAAGATGGAGAGGAGACAAATCTTTTATTCCCAGTCAATGCAAACTTGATCACTCAGAAATGCTG gtAAAAAGTTTAATGTATGCTGGAAACCAGGTTTCATATCTTCTTGGTG GTTACCTACTTTCCCAGGTAGTGATTGTTGTCTTCTGCATCTTCTTGGCATATTGTGTTATTTTGCCGATAATGGAAAAGGTTCCAAGTGTGTTCCTGTATCCTGTTGAAGTTTTCTT ACCTGGTGTGTTGTTCATGTTTGGTCTTCAATTCCTACTTCGATTCATCAGCGGTCGTATATTCCTGCAGAACCATTTCGTCAGTCGTCAAAGCGCTACAGACATGGAAAAAGTATTGGCTCTTGATAACag ACGGGTATACCAGAACCTGTAA
- the LOC128189958 gene encoding stimulated by retinoic acid gene 6 protein-like isoform X2 → MNEVHAQKEQIRICRREFKEFKKKTNLSHVNERMLTYSVNSTTAVPVSSAANDLCIQINKGVLWGLWVYAIVAILIISLFEKRRYKHEICFGRPGLPLPINFLDGTSNSIANAAAFGCTLQHIVSLLSTELKVDNWMYSLVLFLLSFIVALSFYPVFACLNSPSRVFGSLVGFLYTLLLTLMMFARNYFCKVKEWYWAIYAATLISEIYIMILFTYRFFTAIFKKAKFRNEVLVKIDQIQHVKELLMKPKSHSDRNDIRQRIVSYSETVLTEAKLCCLHKSLYRCTTRTLAINTIVILVFYYNVIFTFVVEEELVRVLTAALVSNISPTTNLYQHITIFVDVIKVSLIIGNILSAVYLMTNMVLIYRSQRQHLMRRWRGDKSFIPSQCKLDHSEMLVTYFPR, encoded by the exons GCAGAAAG aaCAGATCCGAATTTGCAGAAGGGAATTCAAGGaattcaaaaagaaaacaaacctaTCCCACGTAAACGAGAG AATGCTTACCTATTCTGTGAATTCCACAACAGCTGTACCTGTGTCGTCTGCTGCCAATGATCTGTGCATCCAAATTAATAAAGGAGTTCTTTGGGGATTGTGGGTTTATGCG ATAGTAGCAATACTTATTATATCTTTGTTTGAGAAAAGGCGATATAAACATGAAATTTGCTTTGGGAGACCTGGACTACCTTT GCCCATCAATTTTTTGGACGGTACATCTAATTCAATAGCCAATGCAGCAGCGTTTGGGTGTACTCTTCAACATATAGTATCGTTGTTATCTACGGAATTAAAAGTAGATAATTGGATGTACT CATTGGTGTTGTTCCTGTTATCCTTTATTGTTGCATTGAGTTTTTATCCAGTATTTGCCTGTTTGAACTCACCATCAAGGGTATTTGGTTCTCTCGTTGGATTTTTATATACGTTACTTCT AACATTGATGATGTTTGCAAGAAATTATTTCTGTAAAGTGAAAGAATGG TACTGGGCAATCTATGCTGCTACACTTATCAGTGAAATCTACATTATGATTTTGTTCACGTACCGATTTTTCACAGCAATCTTCAAAAAAGCCAAGTTT cgCAACGAAGTCCTAGTAAAAATAGATCAGATACAACATGTTAAGGAGCTTTTGATGAAGCCCAAATCGCACTCGGATAGGAATGATATCAG acaaAGAATTGTTTCGTATTCGGAGACCGTTTTGACAGAAGCAAAGCTGTGTTGTCTTCACAAAAGCCTGTATCGGTGTACAACAAGGACTCTTGCCATCAATACCATTGTTATACTTGTGTTCTactat aatgtaATTTTTACTTTTGTGGTTGAAGAGGAGTTAGTGAGAGTTTTAACTGCAGCACTGGTTTCAAACATTTCTCCCACAACTAATTTGTACCAACATATCACAATCTTTGTAGACGTAATAAAAG TGTCGTTGATCATCGGCAACATTCTGTCCGCTGTTTATCTGATGACCAACATGGTCCTTATCTACCGGTCTCAGAGACAACATCTCATGAGAAGATGGAGAGGAGACAAATCTTTTATTCCCAGTCAATGCAAACTTGATCACTCAGAAATGCTG GTTACCTACTTTCCCAGGTAG